GCAGCACCGCCAGCTACGGCGGCGCGGAGATCGAGGCGGCGCGGGATCGGCTCAAGCACCAGCTGGACGCCGCGCGCGTCCAGGTCCGCGACAGGGGCCGGCACGCGTGGCGGCGGGCCAGGGAAGTATCGGCCGCCACCGACGGCTATGTGCACGAGAACGCCTGGAAGACCATCGCCGGCGCCGTGCTGGTGGGCGCGCTGGCCGCCGTCTGCCTGATGGCGGAATCACGCCGCCGCTGAGCAGGCCGTTCATCCATTCCATTCAATTCAATACATGCCGCGGGCGACCGCGCAGGAGCGACACCATGGAACACCAATCGAATATCGTCGGCGGT
The window above is part of the Achromobacter deleyi genome. Proteins encoded here:
- a CDS encoding DUF883 family protein; its protein translation is MATQNGSDTLRELVSGTENLLRSTASYGGAEIEAARDRLKHQLDAARVQVRDRGRHAWRRAREVSAATDGYVHENAWKTIAGAVLVGALAAVCLMAESRRR